The following are encoded together in the Paludisphaera mucosa genome:
- a CDS encoding carbon-nitrogen hydrolase family protein produces METAQRGFRAGMAQILVEGGRPDANLCRAVRAVGEAASRGCRLVVLPECLDLGWTDPSARELARAIPGPHAERLAQAAGEHRIHVAAGLVERAGDRLYNAAVLIGPDGRILLHHRKINELDVALDLYAVGDRLGVVETDLGTIGLAICADNFGRSLAIGHVLARMGAQVILSPSAWAVDADHDEDREPYGGLWLDSYAELARLYDVAVVGVSNVGRISGGPWSGRKVIGRSLAMGPGGVVLARGPYGERAEALVAVEVSPRPPIGRGTAIAEALEARGYRGV; encoded by the coding sequence ATGGAGACGGCCCAGCGAGGCTTTCGCGCCGGGATGGCCCAGATCCTGGTCGAGGGGGGACGGCCCGACGCCAACCTGTGCCGGGCCGTCCGGGCCGTCGGCGAGGCCGCCTCCCGGGGATGCCGGCTGGTCGTCCTGCCCGAATGCCTGGACCTGGGCTGGACCGACCCTTCGGCGCGCGAGCTGGCCCGGGCGATCCCCGGCCCCCACGCCGAGCGATTGGCCCAGGCTGCAGGTGAGCACCGCATCCACGTCGCCGCCGGGCTCGTCGAGCGCGCGGGCGACCGCCTGTACAACGCCGCCGTGCTGATCGGGCCCGACGGCCGGATCCTGCTGCACCACCGCAAGATCAACGAGCTGGACGTCGCCCTGGACCTCTACGCCGTCGGCGATCGGCTGGGCGTCGTCGAGACGGACCTCGGGACGATCGGCCTGGCGATCTGCGCCGACAACTTCGGCCGCTCGCTGGCGATCGGCCACGTCCTCGCCCGGATGGGGGCGCAGGTCATCCTCTCGCCCTCGGCCTGGGCGGTGGACGCCGACCACGACGAGGATCGCGAACCTTACGGGGGACTCTGGCTCGACTCCTACGCCGAGCTGGCCCGCCTCTACGACGTCGCCGTCGTCGGCGTCAGCAACGTGGGCCGGATCTCGGGCGGCCCCTGGAGCGGCCGCAAGGTCATCGGCCGCTCGCTGGCGATGGGGCCGGGCGGCGTCGTCCTGGCCCGCGGCCCGTACGGCGAGCGGGCCGAGGCGCTCGTGGCCGTGGAGGTCTCGCCCCGGCCCCCGATCGGCCGGGGGACCGCGATCGCCGAGGCCCTGGAGGCCCGGGGCTATCGCGGCGTCTGA
- a CDS encoding DNA polymerase, with the protein MPASPALAWDGRTLVGDVLGFHVEASRAAAGEIAPPALAASASGSERRLVRPDLLGAFVRLHGDRRLVFHDVAASFRVVADHLAARDEVEAFEAWRAIADAGRMHDVALLDQLIRLARADDPPRPRGLAEIAAEYAGIDGESLGPGAARGLISPADAAAAALAAFRPMRRIALELMRPYAEIRTGAVEKFGVLTEAIQVKGAIALAAVSRAGLLVDVERLEAARAGLRGRADALAAGLAATPGCGRLLRLEPDGSFVRTSTGAPSLDSAALEEVLMGVAEDLGRSIELPRTAGGKVSVATKAWASLAPSHPFVGAWIELERTSSLLRSAAAVRGPCVRPTYAPLVRTGRCSCSGPNVQALPRRGGIREAFVAPPGRLFLIVDYSCAELRTLAAVCEARYGASRLADVLRAGDDPHAHTAAVLAGVAPVEFAAWRTGSPGDRGRFDELRRRAKAVNFGIPGGLGSAALAEYARSSFGVAMTQAEARALRELLVAEVYPELRLYLADGEDSHRGEGMVGGPRGRSSPPGVATPTGRVRGRVGYSQARNTPFQGLAADGAKLALWALTREGYRVAAFIHDEFVVELPEEGVDHLAEARRIEAILDRAMEEVTPGIPSACDFALARRWSKDARAAFSPDGRLVPWEDGEASKPCSSPDRHFPRREASSIAAPRRAAPP; encoded by the coding sequence GTGCCCGCGTCCCCTGCCCTCGCCTGGGACGGCCGCACGCTCGTCGGCGACGTGCTGGGCTTCCACGTCGAGGCGTCCCGCGCCGCCGCGGGCGAGATCGCGCCGCCGGCCCTGGCCGCCTCGGCTTCGGGCTCGGAGCGACGCCTGGTCCGCCCCGACCTGCTGGGCGCGTTCGTCCGCCTCCACGGCGACCGCCGCCTCGTCTTCCACGACGTCGCGGCCTCCTTCCGGGTCGTGGCCGATCACCTCGCCGCACGCGACGAGGTCGAGGCGTTCGAGGCGTGGCGGGCGATCGCAGACGCGGGCCGGATGCACGACGTCGCGCTGCTCGACCAGCTGATCCGGCTCGCCAGGGCCGACGACCCTCCCCGCCCGCGGGGCCTGGCCGAGATCGCCGCCGAGTACGCCGGGATCGACGGCGAGTCCCTCGGACCGGGGGCGGCAAGGGGCCTCATCTCCCCCGCCGATGCGGCCGCGGCCGCCCTGGCCGCCTTCCGGCCGATGCGGCGGATCGCCCTGGAGCTCATGCGTCCGTACGCCGAGATCCGTACCGGCGCGGTCGAGAAGTTCGGCGTCCTGACCGAGGCGATCCAGGTGAAGGGCGCGATCGCCCTGGCCGCCGTCTCCCGCGCCGGCCTGCTCGTGGACGTCGAACGCCTGGAAGCCGCGCGCGCCGGCCTGCGCGGCCGCGCGGACGCCCTGGCCGCCGGGCTGGCGGCGACGCCCGGGTGCGGCCGCCTCTTACGCCTCGAGCCCGATGGATCGTTCGTCCGGACCTCGACGGGGGCGCCGAGCCTGGACTCGGCGGCGCTCGAGGAGGTCCTCATGGGCGTCGCCGAGGATTTAGGCCGCTCGATCGAGCTCCCACGCACCGCCGGGGGGAAGGTCTCCGTCGCGACGAAGGCGTGGGCGTCGCTGGCGCCGTCCCACCCCTTCGTCGGGGCCTGGATCGAGCTGGAACGGACGTCGTCGCTGCTCCGGTCCGCCGCAGCCGTACGCGGCCCCTGCGTCCGCCCGACGTACGCGCCGCTCGTGCGGACGGGGCGGTGCAGCTGCTCGGGGCCGAACGTGCAGGCGCTGCCCCGGCGTGGCGGCATCCGCGAGGCGTTCGTCGCGCCGCCGGGACGCCTCTTCCTGATCGTCGACTACTCATGCGCCGAGCTGCGGACGCTCGCGGCGGTGTGCGAGGCCCGGTACGGAGCCTCGCGGCTGGCCGACGTCCTCCGTGCCGGGGACGACCCCCACGCCCACACGGCGGCCGTCCTGGCCGGGGTCGCGCCGGTCGAGTTCGCGGCGTGGCGGACGGGCTCGCCCGGGGATCGCGGCCGCTTCGACGAGCTGCGTCGCCGGGCCAAGGCGGTCAACTTCGGCATCCCGGGCGGACTCGGCTCGGCCGCCCTGGCGGAATACGCCCGCTCGAGCTTCGGCGTCGCGATGACGCAGGCCGAGGCGCGCGCCCTGCGCGAGCTGCTGGTCGCGGAGGTCTACCCCGAGCTGCGCCTCTATCTGGCGGACGGCGAGGATTCGCACCGGGGCGAGGGGATGGTCGGCGGGCCGCGAGGGCGATCCTCTCCCCCGGGGGTGGCGACGCCGACCGGCCGCGTCCGGGGCCGGGTCGGATACAGCCAGGCCCGCAACACGCCGTTCCAGGGCCTGGCCGCCGACGGGGCCAAACTGGCCCTGTGGGCCCTGACCCGAGAGGGCTACCGGGTGGCGGCCTTCATCCACGACGAATTCGTCGTCGAACTCCCGGAGGAGGGGGTCGACCACCTCGCGGAGGCCCGCCGTATCGAGGCGATCCTGGACCGGGCGATGGAAGAAGTCACCCCCGGCATCCCTTCGGCCTGCGATTTCGCCCTGGCCCGACGATGGTCCAAGGACGCCAGGGCGGCCTTTTCGCCGGACGGCCGGCTCGTGCCCTGGGAGGACGGCGAGGCGAGTAAGCCCTGCAGCTCACCTGATCGCCACTTTCCACGGCGGGAGGCGTCATCGATCGCAGCCCCGAGGAGGGCCGCCCCGCCGTGA
- a CDS encoding tyrosine-type recombinase/integrase, which translates to MARPGGPWWWRGRSRWAATIGGRRRTAPKELGERDKAAAWAWYSALAAEAAAPRPDVRVVDLFNLYLDACAKRAARGDMDPATVRLATTVLTQAAGFVVPGGKFGTLPVVDVRLRHLESIVAQWSNRPGVRPGSFVSSSYLATATGLVRTAFRWSVRPGGGLEPLLGADPFAGFRAPTSRPARVAICDRKDAAKWLRWLRAQPRTEASGDFTLLQRCLIATGARPSEFYRATWGEIRWDAGRTEAGATYGVLTRLLWKNSRKSDKPRRIILLPSVLRPLRRLYTRINPAPDSLIFRSSTRKPWDPSMLAQATARLRRAAVAAAVDLGALGGEGEGRARGYLWRHVAASRLVMAGVDLVTVGELLGTSADMIAKTYGHLRDEHVVAAATTLGSAGRGVTNGPSGSGPKAVRPGP; encoded by the coding sequence GTGGCGAGACCAGGCGGACCGTGGTGGTGGCGTGGACGATCCCGGTGGGCGGCCACCATCGGCGGCAGGCGGCGCACCGCCCCCAAGGAGCTCGGCGAGCGGGACAAGGCGGCCGCCTGGGCGTGGTATTCGGCGCTCGCGGCCGAGGCGGCGGCCCCCAGGCCCGACGTGCGGGTGGTCGACCTCTTCAATCTATACCTCGACGCTTGCGCGAAGCGGGCCGCCCGGGGCGATATGGATCCCGCAACGGTGCGGCTCGCGACGACGGTCCTGACCCAGGCCGCAGGGTTCGTCGTCCCCGGCGGCAAGTTCGGGACGTTGCCGGTCGTCGACGTCCGGCTGCGCCACCTCGAGTCGATCGTCGCCCAGTGGTCCAATCGCCCGGGCGTCCGACCCGGGTCGTTCGTCTCGAGCTCGTACCTGGCCACCGCGACAGGCCTCGTCCGGACGGCCTTCCGCTGGTCGGTGCGCCCCGGGGGCGGACTGGAGCCCCTGCTGGGCGCCGACCCCTTCGCCGGGTTTCGGGCCCCGACCTCGAGGCCGGCCAGGGTCGCGATCTGCGATCGGAAGGACGCGGCGAAGTGGTTGAGGTGGCTCCGGGCGCAACCCCGCACCGAGGCGTCCGGCGACTTCACGCTGCTCCAGCGCTGCCTGATCGCGACCGGGGCCCGGCCGAGCGAGTTCTACCGCGCGACCTGGGGCGAGATCCGATGGGACGCGGGACGGACCGAGGCCGGTGCCACGTATGGCGTGCTGACCAGGCTTCTGTGGAAGAACAGCCGGAAGTCCGACAAGCCGCGACGCATCATCCTCCTCCCGTCGGTCCTGCGGCCGCTTCGCCGCTTGTACACGCGCATCAACCCGGCCCCCGACTCCCTGATCTTTCGGTCGTCGACGAGGAAGCCCTGGGACCCCTCGATGCTGGCCCAGGCGACGGCCCGACTCCGACGGGCGGCGGTCGCGGCGGCCGTCGACCTCGGGGCGTTGGGGGGCGAGGGCGAGGGCCGAGCGAGGGGCTACCTCTGGCGGCACGTCGCCGCTTCCCGGCTCGTGATGGCCGGAGTCGACCTGGTGACGGTCGGCGAATTGCTCGGGACGTCGGCGGACATGATCGCGAAGACGTACGGCCACCTTCGCGACGAGCACGTCGTCGCCGCGGCGACGACCCTCGGGTCCGCCGGACGAGGGGTTACCAACGGCCCAAGCGGTTCGGGACCGAAGGCCGTCCGCCCAGGACCGTGA
- a CDS encoding DUF3987 domain-containing protein: MFDLMAGRYAANKDAAKYGVFLKGHAGDALRVDRKGRPSEFVARPALTLGLAVQPEVVRGLGRIPGSRGRGLTARFLFAMPRSVVGRRIVAPPAVPESVKRAYRESVLALLGQPSDADAASVARVLCFAEEARARWADFAAWIEPQLGEAGPLAGMADWAGKLSGAVARIAGLLHMADHATDRAPWEAPISAGVVERAVRIGRYLIPHARVAYDLMDVDPLVEDAEHLLGWIRRRDGGAADAGRTFSKRQAFEGVKARFKKVTALDPALELLEKHHFIRPRAGERLPNRGRPPGPAYEVNPLVLEGAAGPTMNLAHPADATDGLGLAGGGRSPRISANYANVSGASPARSRFAAEPAIGGDGEFEEGVI; encoded by the coding sequence ATCTTCGACCTCATGGCCGGCCGCTACGCCGCGAACAAGGACGCGGCGAAGTACGGCGTCTTCCTCAAGGGGCACGCCGGCGACGCCCTCCGCGTCGACCGGAAAGGCCGGCCGTCGGAGTTCGTCGCCCGGCCCGCCCTCACCCTCGGGCTGGCCGTCCAGCCGGAGGTCGTCAGGGGGCTGGGCCGGATCCCAGGCTCGCGGGGTCGCGGGCTCACGGCCCGATTCTTGTTCGCCATGCCCCGCAGCGTCGTCGGCCGCCGGATCGTCGCCCCGCCCGCCGTCCCCGAAAGCGTCAAGCGGGCGTACCGCGAGAGCGTGCTGGCCCTCCTGGGTCAGCCGTCCGACGCGGACGCCGCGTCGGTGGCGCGCGTGCTCTGTTTCGCCGAGGAGGCCCGGGCGCGATGGGCGGACTTCGCCGCCTGGATCGAGCCGCAGCTCGGGGAGGCCGGCCCGCTCGCCGGCATGGCCGACTGGGCGGGCAAGCTGTCGGGCGCCGTGGCGAGGATCGCGGGTCTGCTGCACATGGCCGACCACGCGACGGATCGGGCGCCGTGGGAAGCCCCGATCTCGGCGGGGGTCGTGGAGCGTGCGGTCCGCATCGGGCGTTATCTGATCCCCCACGCCCGCGTCGCCTACGACCTCATGGACGTCGACCCTTTGGTCGAGGACGCCGAGCACCTCCTGGGCTGGATCAGGCGTCGCGACGGGGGCGCGGCCGACGCCGGCCGCACGTTCTCCAAGCGGCAGGCGTTCGAGGGCGTCAAGGCGAGGTTCAAGAAGGTGACGGCCCTGGATCCCGCCCTGGAACTCCTGGAGAAGCACCACTTCATCCGGCCGCGCGCGGGGGAGCGACTTCCGAACCGGGGCCGGCCGCCCGGCCCGGCCTACGAGGTCAACCCCCTCGTCCTGGAAGGGGCCGCGGGGCCGACGATGAATCTCGCGCATCCGGCGGACGCGACGGACGGCCTCGGTCTGGCGGGAGGAGGGCGGTCGCCCCGGATTTCTGCGAATTATGCGAACGTCTCGGGCGCGTCTCCCGCTCGATCCCGATTCGCGGCGGAGCCCGCGATCGGAGGCGACGGGGAGTTCGAGGAGGGGGTGATCTGA
- a CDS encoding BamA/OMP85 family outer membrane protein produces the protein MERNLIEADVIHTRPPRRAPARFIAPATVWALATSALLAAAPAASAQAPPKGTVVEIRIEGNSSITAEKIRGKLLSKVNAPYDHQKVDADLKSLIATKWFSDVEPFYEETPPGSGKIVLIFRVREMRVLRSVEFRGRRKISQKEIEENTGLKVGNRADPTHIFSAVRQIQNLYIEKGYELAQVTLIEGGEPGDTQVVIQIFEGPKFQLASIDFKGNVFATDAQLWTKISSRRPIVASLGGKYHREMLDEDARKLIEYYQSQGFFEVRVTPVTRAGDGLGDVNLTFVVSEGIRYHVRNLLFEGNKQIKEEQLRDGLMLHSGKPFLDAVRDSDRQAMLKRYYELGCIKTQILAEPRFTNEPGVVDLAYKIDESMPFTLGEIILRGNTRTRNDVILREFWQAGLLPGEVLDQNRLATAQKRLQALGYFNTNPEMGKQIEVKIVNERPFDKPYGERMMPLLSEMAGARMQGDDATPTRAAKDVDGAADAAPATIPLSANAPPATASTAMKVRMQDGGYSVVPAPEGGAAAEAEDGPSMLRPFGSGSGGFFSPPANTVPPIAVPAPPGAPGLGAPGDAPATPGRSQPPVGTGEPAGTFPSIPGLNMTDVGPDRNDPFPNRSYADIVTTLEEAPTGRLMVGVAASSFQGLFGNVTVYEKNFDIFNVPRSFNDIFNGTAFRGGGQEFRLDLQPGTLINRFQMSLREPYLFGMPIGGAAAGYLFNRLYPDWSEARGGGRFSLGRQFGTSTYADVAVRAEDVNFYGYRNPAPAQYLAASGHSTLVSVRPSLRFDNRNSPFMATKGQYAEFSYEQGWGTYTWSKFDAEGRMHYTTGSRPDGSGKRFITLRGHFGIATQSLPVYERFFAGNFGSLRGFQYRTVSPKALGVPVGGVMMALGSLEYQFPWTASDTVHQVVFTDFGTVENDYSFSKLRVSVGTGLRLMIPAMGPIPLGFDIAFPVMYAEGDALRYFNFSMSASY, from the coding sequence GTGGAGCGAAATCTCATCGAAGCCGACGTCATTCACACTCGCCCGCCTCGCCGGGCGCCGGCCCGCTTCATCGCGCCGGCGACGGTCTGGGCCCTCGCGACGTCCGCCCTGCTGGCGGCTGCCCCCGCGGCCTCCGCGCAGGCGCCCCCGAAGGGGACCGTCGTCGAGATCCGGATCGAGGGCAATTCGAGCATCACCGCCGAGAAGATCCGCGGCAAGCTGCTCAGCAAGGTCAACGCCCCGTACGACCACCAGAAGGTCGACGCGGATTTGAAGTCGCTGATCGCCACGAAGTGGTTCTCGGACGTCGAGCCCTTTTACGAGGAGACGCCCCCCGGCAGCGGCAAGATCGTCCTGATCTTCCGCGTCCGCGAGATGCGCGTGCTCCGATCGGTCGAGTTCCGGGGCCGGCGCAAGATCTCTCAGAAGGAGATCGAAGAGAACACCGGCCTGAAGGTCGGCAACCGCGCCGATCCGACCCACATCTTCTCGGCCGTCCGGCAGATCCAGAACCTTTACATCGAGAAGGGCTACGAGCTCGCCCAGGTCACGCTCATCGAAGGCGGCGAGCCCGGCGACACCCAGGTCGTCATCCAGATCTTCGAAGGGCCGAAGTTCCAGCTCGCGTCGATCGACTTCAAGGGGAACGTCTTCGCGACCGACGCCCAGCTCTGGACCAAGATCTCCAGCCGTCGCCCGATCGTCGCCTCGCTGGGCGGCAAGTACCACCGCGAGATGCTCGACGAGGACGCCCGCAAGCTCATCGAATACTACCAGTCGCAGGGATTCTTCGAGGTCCGGGTCACCCCCGTCACCCGCGCCGGCGACGGCCTGGGCGACGTCAACCTCACCTTCGTCGTCTCCGAGGGCATCCGGTACCACGTCCGCAACCTGCTCTTCGAAGGGAACAAGCAGATCAAGGAGGAGCAGCTCCGCGACGGCCTGATGCTCCATTCCGGCAAGCCCTTCCTCGACGCGGTCCGCGACTCCGACCGCCAGGCCATGCTCAAGCGCTACTACGAGCTGGGGTGCATCAAGACCCAGATCCTCGCCGAGCCCCGCTTCACCAACGAGCCGGGCGTCGTCGACCTCGCCTACAAGATCGACGAGAGCATGCCGTTCACGCTGGGCGAGATCATCCTGCGGGGCAACACCCGCACCCGCAACGACGTCATCCTCCGCGAGTTCTGGCAGGCCGGGCTCCTCCCCGGCGAGGTCCTGGACCAGAACCGCCTGGCCACCGCCCAGAAGCGGCTGCAGGCCCTCGGGTACTTCAACACGAACCCCGAGATGGGCAAGCAGATCGAGGTCAAGATCGTCAACGAGCGGCCCTTCGACAAGCCCTACGGCGAGCGGATGATGCCGCTCCTCAGCGAGATGGCGGGCGCGCGGATGCAAGGCGACGACGCGACGCCCACCCGGGCCGCGAAGGACGTCGATGGGGCTGCGGACGCCGCCCCCGCGACGATCCCCCTCTCCGCGAACGCGCCCCCGGCGACGGCATCGACCGCGATGAAGGTGCGCATGCAGGACGGCGGCTACTCGGTCGTCCCCGCGCCCGAGGGCGGGGCCGCCGCCGAGGCGGAGGACGGGCCGTCGATGCTCCGGCCGTTCGGCTCGGGCTCGGGCGGCTTCTTCAGCCCCCCCGCCAACACGGTCCCGCCGATCGCCGTCCCTGCGCCTCCGGGCGCCCCCGGGCTGGGCGCGCCGGGCGATGCTCCGGCGACGCCGGGGCGGAGTCAGCCGCCGGTCGGCACGGGCGAGCCCGCCGGGACGTTCCCCAGCATCCCCGGCCTCAACATGACCGACGTCGGCCCCGACCGCAACGACCCCTTCCCCAACCGGTCCTACGCCGACATCGTCACCACCCTGGAAGAGGCCCCCACCGGCCGCTTGATGGTCGGCGTGGCCGCCAGCAGCTTCCAGGGCCTCTTCGGCAACGTCACGGTGTACGAGAAGAACTTCGACATCTTCAACGTCCCGCGCTCGTTCAACGACATCTTCAACGGCACGGCCTTCCGCGGCGGCGGCCAGGAGTTCCGCCTGGACCTCCAGCCGGGCACCCTGATCAACCGCTTCCAGATGAGCCTTCGCGAACCCTACCTCTTCGGCATGCCGATCGGCGGCGCCGCGGCCGGCTACCTCTTCAATCGTCTCTACCCCGACTGGAGCGAGGCCCGCGGCGGCGGCCGCTTCTCGCTCGGCCGCCAGTTCGGCACCAGCACCTACGCCGACGTCGCCGTTCGGGCCGAGGACGTGAACTTCTACGGCTATCGCAACCCCGCCCCGGCGCAGTACCTGGCCGCCAGCGGCCACTCGACCCTGGTCTCGGTCCGCCCCAGCCTGCGGTTCGACAACCGCAACAGCCCGTTCATGGCGACCAAGGGCCAGTACGCCGAATTCTCCTACGAGCAGGGCTGGGGCACCTACACCTGGTCCAAGTTCGACGCCGAGGGCCGCATGCATTACACGACCGGCAGCCGGCCCGACGGTTCCGGTAAGCGGTTCATCACCTTGCGGGGCCACTTCGGGATCGCGACGCAGTCGCTGCCGGTCTACGAACGGTTCTTCGCCGGTAACTTCGGCAGCCTTCGCGGATTTCAGTACCGAACGGTCAGCCCCAAGGCCCTGGGCGTCCCGGTCGGCGGCGTGATGATGGCCCTGGGCTCGCTGGAATACCAGTTCCCCTGGACCGCATCCGACACCGTCCATCAGGTCGTCTTCACCGACTTCGGCACCGTCGAGAACGATTACAGCTTCAGCAAACTCCGCGTCTCGGTCGGCACCGGACTTCGGTTGATGATCCCCGCCATGGGCCCGATTCCCCTCGGCTTCGATATCGCCTTCCCCGTCATGTACGCCGAAGGCGACGCACTCCGCTACTTCAACTTCAGCATGAGCGCGAGCTACTGA